The proteins below are encoded in one region of Lactuca sativa cultivar Salinas chromosome 3, Lsat_Salinas_v11, whole genome shotgun sequence:
- the LOC111921645 gene encoding LOB domain-containing protein 19, with protein sequence MSRNCGGPCGACKFLRRKCAKGCVFAPYFEPDDRGLTDFEAVHRVFGAKNAAKLLLRTPENKRLDAVVSLCYEALSRVRDPVYGCVGRVFNLQQQVEKLQAELAYVQARVSILKHHPSSCQPATNRPMLSTETLISSSMLSCVHFGVEQPSPVTLTPCFSRENDASIEETLFEEDNIEMLARELLSKYLPVSKIRHEKHDYY encoded by the exons ATGAGCCGTAATTGTGGTGGCCCATGTGGAGCATGTAAGTTCTTAAGGAGGAAATGTGCAAAAGGGTGTGTATTTGCACCCTATTTTGAGCCGGACGACCGTGGTTTGACTGATTTTGAGGCTGTGCACAGGGTGTTCGGAGCCAAGAACGCCGCCAAGCTCCTCCTAAGAACACCGGAAAACAAGCGCCTTGACGCTGTTGTTTCTCTGTGTTATGAAGCTCTCTCTAGGGTTAGAGACCCTGTGTATGGCTGTGTTGGTCGGGTCTTTAACCTCCAACAACAG GTAGAGAAGTTGCAGGCTGAGTTAGCATACGTTCAAGCTCGTGTTTCGATCTTGAAACATCATCCATCCAGCTGCCAACCGGCGACAAACCGTCCGATGTTGTCAACTGAGACGTTGATATCTAGTTCTATGCTATCGTGCGTACACTTTGGAGTTGAACAACCTTCACCTGTAACACTAACACCATGTTTTTCTAGAGAAAATGATGCATCGATAGAGGAGACATTATTTGAAGAAGATAATATTGAGATGTTAGCTCGAGAGCTCTTGAGTAAGTACTTACCGGTTTCAAAGATTCGGCATGAAAAACACGATTACTATTGA